The Brassica napus cultivar Da-Ae chromosome C7, Da-Ae, whole genome shotgun sequence genomic interval GAGAAAAACAAAGTATCAAACGCTACGGAGTATTTTGATGTCAGAGAGAGGAACATCAAAGCTTACTAAAAAATTACTTTATCGTCATAACGTTCTGAACTCAGGTAGTGATCTTACTTCCACATATCATAACAAGATAAACTAGCGGAATCTTGCACTACATTAACATCACAAGTTTTCACCTTACATCTAGAATTTGACAGAGAGACAAACgattcaaaccaaaaaaaatgaagCTGGTATGGTTCTTAACAAAAAGGGAACAGCCAAGCTAACTGATCTCACTGTTGTTCTTACTCTGATCAAGCACATCCCTTTGGCTTAAGAATATCTCATTTATCCAACATAACTACATAAAATCTATATCTCCTTAAGTGAACCAAATTACCAATACAGCCGGGGAATATCGAGATATAGAGCCAAAGCCAGTTCATTTTCACAAAACTAGGTACGAACTTGTACGCTCATCCTTTAAAATGGTTACTGACACTAAACTAAACTTAACCAGCATCATTGCCAATCATCAAACAACGAGAGAAATTAAGCATCAGACCTGATCAAGCACAACGTCAGTGATCATATCCCCAGCCACCTCCTTAGACTCAGAGACCACAGCCAACTCCTCCGCCACCCACTTCCTCCCACCAGGAGCAGCCACCATCCCTCCAAACCTCTGCAGATCCCTCATCTCCTTAAACATCCCTTTCGCCGCCTTCTTCCTCGCCAACGCAAACACAACATGATCCATACCTTCGTCGTTCATATAAACCTCGAAACTGATCTCGTCTTTACAAGGCACCACGCAATTAAAGAGCCTGGAGATCAGATCGTGCCTGCTCTTGAGCTCCAAGGTCGCCAACATCCCGTGGCAGTACCTACGCCCGCTCGCGTAGAATTTAAACACGTTCGTCGCTTCTTTTAACAACAAAGGAGAGTCATCTCCTTCGCCGACGCCGAGAAGGCTGAAGTTCTTCTCGAAGATCGCGTCCCTGAGTCCGAACTTCGAGGCCCAGGAGAGAGCGAGGCTCTCGTTGTCGCGCTTGCCGAGGAAGTAGTTGGTTAGGTAAGCGATCAAGATCGAGACGCAGACGATCTCTACAGTGTAGGAggaaagcttcttcttcttgggagTGTCAGTGTCCTCTGGATCTGGAATCTGTGGATCTGAAGGTGATTCGGAAGCAATCGGAGCAGGAATCTCCGTTGGTTCGTCTTCTGGTAATCCCTCGAACTCGTCTTCGTCCCAGAAATCGAACGAGGTTGGGGATGGCTTGTTGGAGCCGGTTTGAGTCGGGGGAGGGTCCGGTTTAGTGATCGGGGTGGAATCGGGTTCCGGATCTAGAACTGTCGACTCGGATTGAGTTAGGAGGGGAGGAGTGAGCGAGTGGTGAAGCTCGGTGGAGTCCTCGTCGTCTTCGGCATCGAAGCCTTCGAAATGGGAAGATGCGAGAGCactatggtggtggtggtggagacaGAGGAGAGAGATCAGAGCgacggagaagagagagaggtgaAGATTCATCGCTGCGAAATGAGTTGAGTCGTGCTTGCGCCTCTGTTTCTGAATCTATGGAATCTATCtaagaaattaaattattaaaggaaaataaaaattaaatctaaaGTTAAGAGTAAAAAAGAGTTTGTAGCTGTTAAACCCTTGACTGGTGGGCCAAGGACCTTCCACAACAAGTGTGGCAGTCCATGGGCTTTAAGACGCGCACATTCACAGTTACAATTGGGTCATTGTTTATTGTGTGGTGGTGATGACTAACCGAACTTCAGCTACTGAAACACTTGACTTATGTGACTCTCTATCCTGAGATGCAGCCTGGGCCCTGTGGGAAAGCAGTAGAAGCATGGGCTTAATCCATAACTACATATCTATAAGACTCTGCATCGATGATTTATGGTATGCTTCTTATTTACTCCAGAACCATGGAAACATCAATTTATCTGAGTGACTAAGTGAAGACCATGCACCATTTATTTGTTTGTAACATTTATAGACTAGTTGATAACTTTTCATATTGTAATTATGTTTCCATCATTTGCGCGACTAACTTTATGCAActctttctaaaaaaatatatttttaggttAAGGTTTTTCGTATCAGTATTCTTCAACAACAGATGATTTTAGTGTCTAATTAACATGTCATAAAATTATCATCTACATTGTTAAGGGATGTTTATGCATGTATAAGACCTTCAAACACACATGTTTTAGAGGGTGTTTGAGTTTGACACCTTCAAACAAATCATCTCTCGACGACTACATTAAGAAGCCAGCTCTCAGTCATCAACATATGAAATATAGTTTATTCTCTATTGTTCAAACTGTTTAATTTCTCTAatttaaatcactaaagtgaAAC includes:
- the BNACNNG62200D gene encoding uncharacterized protein At5g49945, encoding MNLHLSLFSVALISLLCLHHHHHSALASSHFEGFDAEDDEDSTELHHSLTPPLLTQSESTVLDPEPDSTPITKPDPPPTQTGSNKPSPTSFDFWDEDEFEGLPEDEPTEIPAPIASESPSDPQIPDPEDTDTPKKKKLSSYTVEIVCVSILIAYLTNYFLGKRDNESLALSWASKFGLRDAIFEKNFSLLGVGEGDDSPLLLKEATNVFKFYASGRRYCHGMLATLELKSRHDLISRLFNCVVPCKDEISFEVYMNDEGMDHVVFALARKKAAKGMFKEMRDLQRFGGMVAAPGGRKWVAEELAVVSESKEVAGDMITDVVLDQVFGDKSFEKFGKYFISMHFSDQHPGKHRKMLLFKFALPDAKHMDDMVRLIALIPYYIDLIGRYKLSSQARNKTDGARQKVAQEAYKELESVRQEALQRKKAEKKRLLEEAEAKLSGEALRKKEAKERARQIKKSMPKVKMSRGH